In Pontimonas salivibrio, the sequence GGAGAACATCGCCAGGCTCCGGAGAGATGGAGGTGCCTGATGCGGCGGTGTAGAAGAAACCTTTTGCCAAAGCAACGGTGAAAGCGTCTGCTGACCTCCTTGAAATACGCGGGGCCTGTCTTGACTCAATGAGGTTCACGTTCTTTTGGACCCAGACCAAGTGCTCTCCTGGGCGGAATTGGAAGTCCGCATGCTTCTGAAGAGGTAGCTCGTTAGCGAGCTTCGTGAGAATCGAAGCGTTTGACTCGGCCCCGGTCGTTATCGCACGATTGCGGAGGCCACGGCTACCAAAGAAATACACACTCGCGACAACTCCGCCGAAGAACATAAGAAACCAGAAAACTTCCATATTCGCCTCTTCTGCCCTTTCTACCCCTTCAGTGTGATTCTCCCCCGAACCGACGACATTTGAAAACTCTCCCAACTGTCTGCATGACATGGCTAGCCTTTTCCCATGGGCATACTTGATTTTCTTCAACGGAAAACACTTCCCCCCACAGCGGCTCCGCAACTACCCGAGCTAGCCCGAGGTAGTGAATCCAACGTCGCTGGTGAAAGTTTCTACTCAAAATCTTTTCGACGACTGGCGCGAAAGTTAGGTAACGGTCCTAAAAGCGAAACGCTGGTTGAAATTGAGCTTCGGGCAGACCCAACCAATCGGTTCAGCGTATCAGGCAAAGCCGTCGGCGTGTGGTGCTTAGGACTGCAACTAGGTCACATCCCCGAACAAGTTGCCCCCGAGGTTTTCGACAAAATAAGGACTCGCGGATGGTCAGCTCGATGCTCAGGACGAATCTGGTTTGACCAATTTCGGCGCGAGCGACCAAAGCATTCGGTCAACCTCTTTATCCACCCCGTGCATTGGGCTGACGAGCCAAGCCCCCTTTCGCAAGCACGCTCCTCCACATACGCAAGAGTTGACGAGATACACCACGAATCTCTCGACGCCCAAAGGCAGGACCGAAAAAGAGGCTGGAGTCCTGAGCTGCCAAAGCTGAAAAAAGGAGACGAAGTCACCATCACCCAACTGAGCCTGCCGGATGAAGAGTTTCTCCAAGCAGTGCTCCAGCCCCATGGAATCAAAGTGGAACACCGCATTACGAAAAGCCGCACATCAGTTGTGGTCGTTCCGCAGAATGGAGTGTGGGACGATTCCGCCGAGCTAGATAAAGCCCTTCTTTGGAATAAACCCCACTCGACACTCGGCGAGTTTTTCGAACGGTATCCCGAGTTGTCGCCTAAACCAGAAATGCTTGAAAGCAAGCGCTTGGCAGATGAGTGGCTCGCTACCCGGTCACAGCCCGCCGAAATGGCTGCGGCGAGAGCGCAAGTCGCTGCTGCAGCACGAAAGGGGCCAGTGGTCCTTCGGGGCCTTGCTTACGCCGAGACCCTTCCGTTTCGATTTGGGCTATTTAATGGGCGCGTGTTGAACGAGCACAAGCAAACCGTCCGAAGACTTCTTGAAAACAATGGTGCTCGCCTTTGGGACCGTCTAATACTTCCCGGTGCTCTCGGCCTTCAAGTGGACCAAGAAAATCTCGTCTTTGCGGTGGATGATGAGCCGGTCGCACAGGTCCAGGCGGAGGACAAGTCATGGTTCAGCTCCGCAATTCGCGATTTCCAAAGCAATGCGCTGCTTCTCGACATTTGCTGGCAGCGCCCGAACAAGTTCCAGGTCTCCGCACAGACAAACATCGGTGCTAGTGGCGAGGACTGAACTCTCTTAATCAGCCTCTTTACGGGATTCGCGCTAAAGGAGCAGAAATACAAAAACGTTGGTTTATGAGAAGCACTGACTTTGGAAGTAATGGTGAACTTCAATTGCAAACTAAGCACCCAAATCTCGTTACTAAATCTTTGTGACAAAACCACCGTTTGTGAAACCATAAATGCCGGCTCAATTACGTGGCCGATCACGGTTCGAGATACGGCCTAGGCGGGCAGGGCGCGATGGGTAAGGAGGGTTCAAGCAGTGAGCTTGTTGGTGACCAACCGTAGACTACAAACATGAAGAGATGTGCCGATTTGTCCCGCGCCGCCGATCAAAGGCATAACCAAGCCCTGACACTCCATCCACACAAGGGCAAAAGACCCATGCCAACACTGTGGTTGGTGAGCTAGTCAATGGCTGCAGCAGCATCACAGCAGGCCGAACTTCACCGCACAATTTGGCGAATTGCCAACGACATGCGGGGAAGTGTCGACGGTTGGGACTTCAAGAGTTATGTGCTGGGCATGCTGTTTTATCGGTATATCTCGGAAAACCTCTCCGTCTACCTGAACAAAGCCGAATGGGCCGCAGGAAACCCGGACTTCGACTACGCCACACTCTCAGACGAGGAGGCCGAATACGGCCGCGTGGAGACGGTCGCCGAAAAGGGCTTCTACATTTTGCCCAGTCAGCTTTTTGCCAACGTGCGCTCTCGGGCCGCCAACGACCCCAACCTGAACGAGACCCTCGAGGCGATCTTCAAGGCAATTGAAGGTTCAGCAATTGGTTCCGAGAGTGAAAATGACCTGAAGGGGTTATTCGATGACTTGGATGTCAATTCCCAAAAGCTCGGTTCGACCGTCCCCAAACGAAACGGTCGGTTAGCAAAGCTTATGGAGGCGATTGGCGATCTCACCCTCGGTGATTTTGCGGACAATTCGATTGACGCGTTCGGTGACGCCTATGAGTACCTACTGGCTATGTATGCGTCAAGTGCGGGAAAGTCCGGGGGCGAGTTCTTCACCCCGCAGGAGGTTTCTGAGCTCCTTGCTCGGATTACCCTGGTCGGCAAAACACAGGTGAATAAGGTGTACGACCCAGCCTGTGGTTCAGGTGCACTGCTGCTCCAATTCGCCAAAGTCCTTGGCAAAGAAAACGTGAGGAAGGGTTTCTTCGGCCAAGAAATCAACCTGAATACCTTCAACCTTGCCCGGATCAACATGTTTCTCCACGACGTGAACTACGAAAAGTTCTCCCTCGCACACGGCGACACTCTCACTGATCCCGCCCACCTCGACGACGAACCTTTTGAAGCGATCGTGTCAAACCCGCCCTACTCGATTAAATGGGACGGCGACGCCAATCCCCTGATGATCAATGACCCGCGGTTTTCGCCCGCGGGAGTGCTTGCACCCAAATCAAAAGCCGATTTGGCCTTCACCATGCACATCCTGTCGTGGCTCGCCGTTGATGGCACCGCCGCCATTGTGGAATTCCCTGGTGTGATGTACCGGGGTGGGGCAGAACAAAAGATTCGCAAATACCTCATCGATAACAACTTTGTTGATGCGGTCATCCAACTACCCACTGACCTCTTTTTTGGTACCACCATCGCCACCTGCATTCTCGTGCTGAAAAAATCGAAGAACGACAATGCGGTGCTGTTTATCGACGCCAGCGCAGAGTTCAAAAGGGAAAACACGAAGAACCGCCTGACTCCCGACAACCGGGCGACCATCCTCAGTGCTTACGAATCACGGGATAACACCGAATACTTCTCCCGCCTGGTACCAAACGAAGAGCTTGCTTCCAAGGATTACAACCTTTCAGTCTCGGCTTACGTGGAAAAGGAAGACACCAGGGAAGTCATCGACATCGCCGAGCTAAATAAAGAAATTGAACAAATCGTCGCCAGACAGTCCGCACTGCGAGCCCAAATTGATGCAATCGTCAGAGACCTCGAGGGTGAGCGATGAGTCGGATAGACGGACTTATTAGCGAGTTGTCTCCCGCCGGGGTACCCCACGCAATCCTTAGCGAGATCGCCACTTTTTCCGACACCCGTTCTGATGTTTCTTCTTTGACCTCGGAGACTTACGTGGGCGTCGACAACATGCTTTCAAACAAGCGAGGTATCCGTCCGGCGAAGCAGGTTCCGGTTAGCGGAAAAGTCACCGGTTACACCGAAGGGGATATCTTGCTCGGAAATATTCGCCCCTACCTAAAGAAAATTTGGCTCGCAACAGGCTCTGGCGGCTGCAGCGGGGACGTACTGGCGATTCGCATCACACCATCTTCCGTTGGCCAGGTGGCGCCGGCTTTCCTTTTTTACCTTCTCTCGTCAGATGGCTTCTTTAATTTTTCGATGAAGCACGCACGCGGGGGGAAGATGCCTAGAGGTTCGAAGCCGGCAATTATGAACTATCGCATCCCGATTCCCCCGCTACGGGTGCAAGAGGAAATCGTCCGCATCCTCGACACCTTTATGGAGCTAGAGGCGGAGCTAGAGGCGGAGCTAGAGGCACGAAAAACGCAGTATGAAGTGGTGCGCGACTCTCTGGTTTCGTTTGATGGGGACCTTGAGGGGCATCCACTAAGTGAAATGATTCACGAGATGTGTCCAGAAGGTATTGATTGGGATCGACTTGGCGAACTAGTCCGGATTCGGAATGGCCGCGATTACAAGCATTTGCCCGAAGGGCCAATTCCTGTCTATGGTTCCGGCGGCGTCATCGCCTCTGTGTCAGAGTCCGCCCATCCTGGCCCTTCTGTGCTTATTCCTAGGAAGGGCTCGCTTGGAAACCTATATTTTGTGTCATTTCCGTTCTGGACAGTCGACACTATCTTTTTCACCGAGGTTGGGGACCGCTTGGCCCCGAAGTTTTTTTACTACTTCCTGGAATCAGCCGAGCTCGAAAACCTCAATGAAGCCGGAGGAGTCCCAAGCCTCACACAAGCCAAACTCAACGAATTGAAGATCCCAGTGCCCCCACTTGGCATTCAACAGGAAATCGTCCGTATCCTCGACAGCTTCAACACTTTGGTGAACGACATATCTTCGGGTCTTCCCGCTGAGATTGCTGCCCGCCGGAAGCAGTACGAGTATTACCGGGACAAGCTGTTGACTTTTGAGGAGCTCGCTGCGTGAGTGAGGCCCAAGCGATCCGTTATGACCCGATTGCGGTCAGTAACGAGAGCACGGTTGTCTCGGAGTACGTACCGGACAAACAGAACGCCTCTAGTTACCAGTCAGAGGCGCAGCTGGAGACTGAATTCATTCGGTTGCTGGAAAGCCAGGCCTACGAATACCTCCGCATTACGTCAGAAGCGGATTTGATCGCTAATCTCCGCAGGCAGCTGGAGACCCTAAACAATGTGACCTTTTCTGAGGGCGAGTGGGAGCAGTTTTTCTCCAGCCAACTGGCGAGTTCAAACGAGGGCATTGCGGAGAAGACCAGGCGCATCCAAGAAGATCACATTCAACTTCTTCGCCGCGATGATGGGTCGACTAAAAACATCGCGCTTCTGGATAAGTCAAACATTCACAACAATCGCGTGCAGGTCATCAACCAATACGAGGTGGCCGAGGGTAACGGCGGTGCAACACGGACTAACCGCTACGACGTGACGGTTCTGGTAAATGGGCTGCCGATGGTTCACATTGAGCTCAAACGCCGTGGTGTGGATTTACGCGAAGCGTTTAACCAAATCAATCGATACCAGCGCGATAGTTTCTGGGCGGGTTCCGGGTTATTTGAATACGTGCAGTTGTTTGTGATCTCCAATGGCACATTGACCAAGTACTACTCAAACACCATTCGCAAACAACGCCTCGAGGAGTCCAAAAAGGGCTCTGCCAAATCGAAGACGTCGAACTCGTTCGAATTCACCTCCTGGTGGGCAGATGCCCACAACAAACCCATTCAGGACCTCACCGCGTTTGCGAAAACCTTTTTTGCCAAGCATTCACTCTTGAACGTCTTAACCAAATACTGCGTGTTGACCACTGAGGGCATGTTGCTGGTGATGCGCCCCTACCAAATTGTGGCGACCGAGCGAATCCTGCAGCGCATTGCTATTTCAACGAACTACAAAACACTGGGAACGATCGATGCCGGTGGGTACGTATGGCACACCACCGGTTCGGGTAAGACACTGACCAGCTTCAAAACCGCACAATTGGCTACCCGTATTCCCAGTGTCGACAAAGTGTTGTTCGTGGTGGATCGAAAAGACCTCGACTTTCAGACAATGCGGGAATACGACCGGTTCGAAAAGGGTGCCGCCAACTCCAACCAATCCACTGCCGAGCTGAAAAAACAGCTGGAAAACCCGAGTGCGCGAATTGTGGTCACCACGATCCAGAAACTCTCAAAATTTGTCGATCGCCACGAAAGCCACGCGGTCTACAACGATCACACAGTGATCATCTTCGACGAATGCCACCGCTCACAATTTGGCGATATGCACCAGGCCATCACGAGAGCTTTCAAGCGCTACAACCTTTTTGGCTTCACCGGGACTCCGATATTCGCGTCAAACGCGTCGACTGGCGGGAAACCCCAGCTGAAAACGACAGAGCAGGCCTTTGGCGACAAGCTACACACCTATACGATCGTCGACGCCATCACCGATAAGAACGTTTTGCCGTTTCGAATCGACTACGTCAACACGGTCAAGATGACTCCCGGTCTCACCGAGCAGCAAGTATCCGCAATCGATGCCGAGCGTGCGCTGCTCGACAGTGAACGTATCCGCCAAATCGTCGCGTATATCCGCGAGCACTTCGATCAGAAAACAAAACGTTCGGAGCACTACACGACAGCGGGTAAGCGGATGCAGGGCTTCAATTCGCTCTTCGCTACCGCATCGATTGACGCTGCGAAGGCGTATTACATGGAATTCAAAAGCCAGCAGGAGTCCGTTCCTGCGAGCGAGCGGCTGAAGGTGGGAATCATTTACTCCTACGCGGCCAACGAGGAACTCGTTGATGGCCTACTCGATGAGGAAGAGTTCGAGACTGACGGGCTCAGCATGGACGCTCGGTCTTTTCTGGACGCCTGCATCAGCGATTACAACGAGATGTTCGAGGTGAGCTATGACAGTGCCTCGGAAGGTTTTCAGAACTACTACAAAGATCTCACGAGGCGACTTCGCGAGCGAGATTTGGACCTCGTCATCGTGGTCAATATGTTTCTCACCGGCTTTGACGCCACAACCCTCAATACTCTGTGGGTAGATAAGAACCTTCGCTCCCATGGGCTCATCCAGGCCTATTCCAGGACTAACCGCATTTTGAACTCGGTCAAAACCTACGGAAATATCGTGTCGTTTCGTGATCTGGAACAGGCCACCAACGACGCTATTGCACTGTTTGGCAACAAAGACGCCAAGGGCGTCGTACTCCTCAAGCCGTACCAGGACTACTTCAGCGAATACCTCGAGAGGCTCAACGAACTCAAAACACAGTTTCCCCCTGGTGAGCACATCGTCGGCGAACAAGCCGAGCGGGAGTTTGTTGAGCTGTGGGGTGCGATCACCAGGCTTCGCAACATTTTGACTTCCTTCGACGATTTCCAACACCAAGACGTACTGGAAGATCGGCAAGAACAGGACTATCGCGCCCGATACCTCGATATTTACAACGAACGTCGCAAACTGTTGGACGCGGAGCGGGCCACCATCAACGACGACCTGGTCTTCGAAATCGAGTTGATCAAACAGGTCGAAATTAATGTCGACTACATCCTGATGCTCGTCCAACAACACCGCGATCGATTTGGTGACGGTTCCGATACCGAAATCAAAGAATCAATCGCTCGCTCCATCGACGCCTCACCGTCACTGCGAAACAAAAAAGATCTCATCGAGGCGTTCATCGAATCGGTCAACACCGCCGAAGAAGTCGACCAGCAGTGGGCAGAGTTCATCAGCAAGCGGCGCGAAGAAGAGCTGGAACACATTATTGCCGCCGAAAACCTCAGACCCCAGGCCACCAAGGCGTTTGTCATGGCCGCCCTGCGTGACGGTGCTGTGGCCACAAGTGGAACTGCCATCACCGGCATTCTGCCCCCAGTGTCACGTTTTTCCCCCGATGGTGGCCACGGCGAAACGAAACAGAGGGTCATCGAACGCCTGTCAGCATTCGTCGCACGCTTCTTTGGATTGGGATAGCGGTGAGAGGCCTCCCCCAATCCCTCTCCTGCGCGTCAGTGCACCGCCCTAGGCTCTCGATGACAATGTGTCGCCTCTTAAGTGATTCTTTGGGAACGAAAGGTGGATAGAGCGTGGATGTTCATGACACGGCACTAGGAAAAGTTCTTGAGGGCACCAATCAGTACCTCATTCCGCTCTACCAGCGTCCCTACTCGTGGACTATGAAGAACTGGGACACCCTGTGGCAAGACATTATCGAGCTCGCTGAGACGATGAAGCATGCACCACACGCGACCCACTTCACAGGAACGTTGGTGTTGGAAGCGTCTTCGGTGACAACCGGGCTCACCCAATTCGTGGTCGTAGACGGCCAGCAGAGACTCACCACCCTGAGTGTGCTCCTGGCGGCCATCACTCGAGGATGGGAAGCGGGCGGACACGAACAGGCGGCACGAAAAATCCGAGACCAGTACCTGGTCAACCCTTACGCCGACGATGTTGACTCTCAGTTTCGCCTACG encodes:
- a CDS encoding type I restriction-modification system subunit M, coding for MAAAASQQAELHRTIWRIANDMRGSVDGWDFKSYVLGMLFYRYISENLSVYLNKAEWAAGNPDFDYATLSDEEAEYGRVETVAEKGFYILPSQLFANVRSRAANDPNLNETLEAIFKAIEGSAIGSESENDLKGLFDDLDVNSQKLGSTVPKRNGRLAKLMEAIGDLTLGDFADNSIDAFGDAYEYLLAMYASSAGKSGGEFFTPQEVSELLARITLVGKTQVNKVYDPACGSGALLLQFAKVLGKENVRKGFFGQEINLNTFNLARINMFLHDVNYEKFSLAHGDTLTDPAHLDDEPFEAIVSNPPYSIKWDGDANPLMINDPRFSPAGVLAPKSKADLAFTMHILSWLAVDGTAAIVEFPGVMYRGGAEQKIRKYLIDNNFVDAVIQLPTDLFFGTTIATCILVLKKSKNDNAVLFIDASAEFKRENTKNRLTPDNRATILSAYESRDNTEYFSRLVPNEELASKDYNLSVSAYVEKEDTREVIDIAELNKEIEQIVARQSALRAQIDAIVRDLEGER
- a CDS encoding restriction endonuclease subunit S, whose amino-acid sequence is MSRIDGLISELSPAGVPHAILSEIATFSDTRSDVSSLTSETYVGVDNMLSNKRGIRPAKQVPVSGKVTGYTEGDILLGNIRPYLKKIWLATGSGGCSGDVLAIRITPSSVGQVAPAFLFYLLSSDGFFNFSMKHARGGKMPRGSKPAIMNYRIPIPPLRVQEEIVRILDTFMELEAELEAELEARKTQYEVVRDSLVSFDGDLEGHPLSEMIHEMCPEGIDWDRLGELVRIRNGRDYKHLPEGPIPVYGSGGVIASVSESAHPGPSVLIPRKGSLGNLYFVSFPFWTVDTIFFTEVGDRLAPKFFYYFLESAELENLNEAGGVPSLTQAKLNELKIPVPPLGIQQEIVRILDSFNTLVNDISSGLPAEIAARRKQYEYYRDKLLTFEELAA
- a CDS encoding type I restriction endonuclease subunit R; translated protein: MSEAQAIRYDPIAVSNESTVVSEYVPDKQNASSYQSEAQLETEFIRLLESQAYEYLRITSEADLIANLRRQLETLNNVTFSEGEWEQFFSSQLASSNEGIAEKTRRIQEDHIQLLRRDDGSTKNIALLDKSNIHNNRVQVINQYEVAEGNGGATRTNRYDVTVLVNGLPMVHIELKRRGVDLREAFNQINRYQRDSFWAGSGLFEYVQLFVISNGTLTKYYSNTIRKQRLEESKKGSAKSKTSNSFEFTSWWADAHNKPIQDLTAFAKTFFAKHSLLNVLTKYCVLTTEGMLLVMRPYQIVATERILQRIAISTNYKTLGTIDAGGYVWHTTGSGKTLTSFKTAQLATRIPSVDKVLFVVDRKDLDFQTMREYDRFEKGAANSNQSTAELKKQLENPSARIVVTTIQKLSKFVDRHESHAVYNDHTVIIFDECHRSQFGDMHQAITRAFKRYNLFGFTGTPIFASNASTGGKPQLKTTEQAFGDKLHTYTIVDAITDKNVLPFRIDYVNTVKMTPGLTEQQVSAIDAERALLDSERIRQIVAYIREHFDQKTKRSEHYTTAGKRMQGFNSLFATASIDAAKAYYMEFKSQQESVPASERLKVGIIYSYAANEELVDGLLDEEEFETDGLSMDARSFLDACISDYNEMFEVSYDSASEGFQNYYKDLTRRLRERDLDLVIVVNMFLTGFDATTLNTLWVDKNLRSHGLIQAYSRTNRILNSVKTYGNIVSFRDLEQATNDAIALFGNKDAKGVVLLKPYQDYFSEYLERLNELKTQFPPGEHIVGEQAEREFVELWGAITRLRNILTSFDDFQHQDVLEDRQEQDYRARYLDIYNERRKLLDAERATINDDLVFEIELIKQVEINVDYILMLVQQHRDRFGDGSDTEIKESIARSIDASPSLRNKKDLIEAFIESVNTAEEVDQQWAEFISKRREEELEHIIAAENLRPQATKAFVMAALRDGAVATSGTAITGILPPVSRFSPDGGHGETKQRVIERLSAFVARFFGLG